One Fusarium poae strain DAOMC 252244 chromosome 4, whole genome shotgun sequence DNA window includes the following coding sequences:
- a CDS encoding hypothetical protein (MEROPS:MER0000440~TransMembrane:1 (i24-42o)) — protein sequence MNEKTASEAMPLLRDRFHQRPRRSNISTVLGLLAAVCLIGFFHHRPHPAPNDIEEPTEKPWTWNDIKPRRDLRWESCYEKFECARLDVPMDWLKPSDSKRVVLGVIKLPAKSKNNTVSPLFVNPGGPGGSGIAFVKHEGHILQAIVGDNHDVISFDPRGVGVSTPRVECWGSSQRRRLWALQDTPVADEHPGLIYDAYARAVAYSGTCESAMEDMGLMKFIGSASIARDMLEILDKTGNEKLRYWGFSYGTILGGVFAGLYPERVERLVSDGNVDYHDWFNLDHGNFVSDTDKIFDAFDTACHKVGPLKCAFHAESPQAIEKRRGDLLAHLKKSPVLIPAWSQDSGPELPVLISYSHLQRLIQTCIYAPIVKFPQLARVFAALEKGDGVPFYEMVLEMSDNKALEGGFCELGDTPATTPFETPMELDAFPAIMCSDSKAANESPEEIAEYFGRITNKSRWAGAANANFRVSCIGRKTRPKWEFTDADFRGDTAHPILYIGNIADNVTPLQSAFNNSAKFPSSVVLTQNAYGHCSLAAPSTCSVRYIREYFQNGTLPANGTVCDSDFDLFEFPGLNEGVMGLDELSSIALELSRKVKIPRVF from the exons ATGAATGAAAAGACGGCCTCAGAGGCAATGCCTCTATTAAGAGACCGTTTTCATCAACGCCCGCGCAGATCTAATATTTCTACTGTGTTGGGACTCTTGGCTGCTGTTTGTCTCATCGGCTTCTTCCACCATCGCCCTCACCCTGCACCAAACGATATTGAGGAACCAACAGAGAAGCCATGGACTTGGAACGAT ATCAAACCACGACGAGATCTACGCTGGGAGTCTTGCTATGAGAAATTTGAATGTGCAAGACTTGAC GTTCCTATGGATTGGCTCAAGCCTTCTGATAGCAAGCGTGTGGTACTCGGAGTTATCAAGCTACCAGCCAAATCTAAGAACAATACAGTCTCCCCGCTATTCGTTAACCCTGGA GGCCCTGGAGGTTCGGGAATCGCCTTTGTGAAGCATGAGGGCCACATTCTACAAGCGATTGTAGGTGATAACCAT GACGTTATCAGTTTCGATCCTCGAGGAG TTGGAGTTTCTACACCGCGTGTCGAGTGCTGGGGTTCATCCCAAAGACGACGGCTTTGGGCTCTTCAAGACACACCCGTAGCCGATGAACACCCAGGTCTTATTTACGATGCTTACGCTCGAGCTGTAGCCTACTCGGGCACATGCGAGTCGGCAATGGAGGACATGGGTCTCATGAAGTTCATCGGATCTGCATCCATCGCAAGAGATATGCTGGAGATCTTGGACAAGACGGGTAATGAGAAGCTTCGTTATTGGGGCTTCAGTTACGGTACTATCCTTGGTGGCGTGTTTGCTGGACTGTATCCCGAGCGGGTAGAGAGACTTGTCAGTGATG GAAACGTTGACTATCATGACTGGTTCAACTTGGATCACGGAAACTTTGTCTCTGATACGGACAAGATTTTCGACGCCTTTGACACAGCATGCCACAAAGTCGGTCCCCTCAAGTGTGCATTCCATGCCGAATCTCCCCAAGCTATCGAGAAGCGCCGAGGAGATCTCCTCGCCCATCTCAAGAAGTCACCAGTTCTAATCCCCGCATGGTCCCAAGATTCAGGCCCTGAACTACCTGTCCTTATCTCCTACTCCCATCTTCAGCGACTCATCCAGACTTGCATTTATGCTCCCATCGTCAAGTTTCCTCAACTAGCTCGTGTGTTTGCTGCTCTAGAGAAAGGCGACGGAGTGCCTTTCTACGAAATGGTTCTGGAGATGAGCGATAACAAGGCACTTGAGGGAGGTTTTTGCGAGCTGGGAGATACTCCTGCTACAACGCCTTTCGAGACGCCAATGGAACTCGATGCTTTCCCTGCCATCATGTGCTCGGATTCAAAGGCCGCGAACGAGTCGCCCGAGGAAATCGCAGAGTATTTTGGCAGGATTACGAACAAGAGTCGCTGGGCTGGTGCAGCCAATGCCAATTTCCGCGTTTCTTGTATTGGAAGAAAGACGAGACCGAAGTGGGAGTTTACAGATG CTGACTTTAGGGGCGATACTGCGCATCCTATTCTTTACATCGGCAACATAGCTGATAATGTCACGCCTCTACAAAGCGCATTTAACAACTCGGCCAAGTTTCCGAGCTCAGTTGTTTTGACCCAAAATGCATACGGG CATTGCTCTCTTGCAGCACCTTCAACTTGCTCAGTCCGTTACATAAGAGAGTACTTTCAAAACGGAACACTCCCTGCTAATGGAACTGTATGTGATTCGGATTTTGATCTCTTTGAGTTCCCTGGTTTGAACGAAGGTGTGATGGGTTTGGATGAACTTAGTTCGATTGCTCTCGAGTTGTCTAGAAAGGTAAAGATTCCGAGGGTTTTTTGA